Proteins from a single region of Bacteroidota bacterium:
- a CDS encoding NAD-dependent epimerase/dehydratase family protein, with protein sequence MERIIVIGCAGQIGSELVPALRKIHGNENVIATDIKVTEATKELASNGPFEILDVLDVKKLTAIIEKNKITQIYNLVAVLSALCEKNPLKAWKINMDSFFNVMEIAREKKLNKVFWPSSIGAFGPTTPKENTAQSTIMEPNTVYGISKLSGERWAEYYWDKYKVDVRGLRYPGLISYKTEPGGGTTDYAIDIFYGALRNAKYTSFLKETTALPMMYMDDAVNATIKLMEAPVEKLSVRSYNLNALSFTPAQLAEKIKERIPNFEIKYKPDFRQAIADTWPASIDDSVAKNDWGWKAEFDLDKMVDLMLEEIGKKIK encoded by the coding sequence ATGGAAAGAATAATAGTTATAGGATGTGCCGGACAAATTGGTTCTGAACTTGTGCCTGCATTAAGAAAAATTCATGGAAATGAAAACGTAATAGCAACTGACATAAAAGTAACAGAAGCAACAAAAGAACTTGCATCAAACGGTCCTTTTGAAATACTTGATGTACTGGATGTCAAAAAGTTAACAGCAATAATTGAAAAAAATAAAATAACACAGATTTATAATCTAGTAGCAGTACTTTCTGCACTTTGTGAAAAAAATCCATTAAAAGCTTGGAAAATTAATATGGATAGTTTTTTCAATGTAATGGAAATAGCAAGAGAGAAAAAGCTAAATAAAGTTTTTTGGCCAAGTTCAATAGGTGCATTCGGACCAACAACACCAAAAGAGAACACGGCTCAATCAACTATTATGGAGCCAAATACTGTTTATGGAATAAGTAAACTTTCGGGAGAAAGATGGGCAGAATATTACTGGGACAAATACAAAGTTGATGTAAGAGGTCTTAGATACCCGGGACTAATAAGTTATAAAACAGAACCCGGTGGAGGCACAACTGATTATGCAATTGATATTTTTTATGGTGCTTTAAGAAATGCTAAATACACGTCTTTTCTTAAAGAAACCACTGCATTACCAATGATGTACATGGATGATGCTGTAAATGCAACAATAAAATTAATGGAAGCTCCTGTAGAAAAATTATCGGTAAGATCATACAACCTTAACGCATTAAGTTTTACACCTGCACAACTTGCTGAAAAAATAAAAGAAAGAATTCCAAATTTTGAAATAAAATATAAACCCGATTTTAGACAAGCAATTGCTGATACATGGCCTGCAAGCATTGATGATAGTGTTGCAAAAAATGATTGGGGATGGAAAGCTGAATTTGACCTAGATAAAATGGTTGATCTTATGCTTGAAGAAATTGGTAAAAAAATTAAATAA
- a CDS encoding lysophospholipid acyltransferase family protein, whose translation MIIKLLKNIWTVYAITIFALSVIIVFPFYLFFFLFIRENADKRIYPITRRWAGILSVFYLIRLKKVYKKKLSKKKGYIFISNHRSMLDIPISASLIPGHFRFLAKDSLLKIPFLGRIIKGICITVDRKNIRDKSRSYEKMKETLEKKSSVLIFPEGTRSKTDKKLGIFQNGAFRLSLKTKTPIIIITLWETSAILKKEYFWQLTPGKVKCIISEEIQPEGDVESLKEKCFNLIEENIDMMEKLD comes from the coding sequence ATGATAATAAAACTATTGAAAAATATTTGGACAGTTTATGCAATAACTATATTTGCGTTATCTGTGATTATTGTATTTCCATTTTATCTTTTTTTCTTTTTGTTTATCAGAGAAAATGCCGACAAAAGAATTTATCCCATTACAAGGCGGTGGGCAGGAATATTATCAGTGTTTTATTTGATAAGGTTAAAAAAAGTTTACAAAAAAAAGTTATCAAAGAAAAAAGGATATATTTTTATTTCCAATCATAGGTCAATGTTGGATATTCCGATAAGTGCCTCTCTTATTCCCGGACATTTTCGTTTTTTGGCAAAGGATTCATTATTGAAAATCCCGTTTCTTGGAAGAATAATCAAGGGTATTTGTATTACTGTTGATCGAAAAAATATTAGAGATAAATCACGTAGTTACGAGAAGATGAAGGAAACTCTTGAAAAAAAATCATCAGTACTAATATTTCCTGAGGGAACAAGAAGTAAAACTGATAAAAAATTAGGGATTTTTCAAAATGGAGCTTTTCGTTTAAGTCTTAAAACAAAAACACCAATAATTATAATTACTCTTTGGGAAACTTCAGCAATTTTAAAAAAAGAATATTTCTGGCAACTAACTCCAGGTAAAGTAAAATGCATCATCTCAGAAGAAATTCAGCCGGAAGGAGATGTTGAAAGTCTTAAAGAAAAATGTTTCAATTTGATTGAAGAGAATATTGATATGATGGAAAAATTAGACTAA